The following proteins are co-located in the Conyzicola lurida genome:
- a CDS encoding Ig-like domain-containing protein gives MIRRWIAGHKSLVATATSASVVAVLVATVALVSSGYTAQRLDLNDASVWVSNGAERFVGRANTEVFELNSVVAGEGAELDVVQRGSTVLLFDRGDATLDIVDAATSAITDRVPLPPSEPGVFLAGDNAVLYSGGSGEVWILPVAELADFDTGQEPTLNLGPDAVVSVDENGLLFAFSPDTQRVYSVNAALTTSVDSSEATELGGTSGDYAVTSVGGRWAVLDVDGEQLETGGRVVDLADLLDGAEPVLQNAAAAGSSVLVSFAGGLASVPLGKGDPDLLFAGGAGTTTAPAVVDGCAYAAWSNGQSWRQCGIDDAAGADEADLQQLLDVPSTAALDFQVNGSRIVLNDAGAGASWAVADQGQIIDNWDDLITVDEDQEQVEQNASDTPPEVEKDQVPPVAVDDQLGARAGRSSVLPVLLNDYDPNADVIVISAVTAIDPSLGRIDVIENRQMLQISLDEAASGVISFGYTIDDGRGGSASATVEVTVRSPEENSPPQQVRTTALTLESGGQETVPVLDDWVDPDGDPFYLESATAGEPLTVSYKPEGSVIVTDSGSDTGSSVVSLVVSDGSASAPGSLAVSVMAPGEVPIVADPFVVLAYAGQEKSISPLDHVRGGNGSVRLNAVPAKAGVTITPSYETGTFQFSSDLVRSHYLEYVVTDNDQTVTGLVRVDVVAPPDANTAPITRPKTVFVPTLSSRTVDISSTDEDPAGGVLLVTGVVNVPSDSGVRAETLEQRSVRVTLTGPLAGPVTFGYRVTNGLAQAEGTITVIEVAPPDQRQPPVARDDTATVRVGDAIMIDVMANDEQPDGEQITLNPELVDGLTGDSGLLFVSGTTLRYLAPQTAGNYSAVYEIIGPLGQTAQAQVNIEVREPNLETNHAPVPVTVTARVFAGESVRIDIPLDGIDPDGDSVQLLGQETSPEKGGVVAVGASTIDYNAGAYSAGTDTFTYTVMDSLGARATGTVRVGISPKLEGTRNPVAIEDEVTVRPGTTVLVQVLANDSDPDGGALSVTDVQPNDENLTAEIEDSTLVRITAPNSPGNYGLVYTIANEVGGSSSNFVTVVVSSDAPLSYPLARDTVLTLTDVLDRTSIDVDVLANVFFADGDARDLDLSIVSGYGDSAVVTANKSVRVTIGDSRQIIPFAVSRPDDSSAVSYAFIWVPGFDDALPQLNRDAPALVVESEATIRIDLNDYVVAVGGKQVRLTDSSTVRATHSNGSSLVVDADTLSFTSADLYFGSASISFEVTDGDSATDPDGHTANLVLPITVEPRENQPPVFTGATIDFEPGEERTIDLTALTNYPYEDDLDELAYTVGSPAPDGFTATLAGQSLVLRASDDAVKGSSTAVSLGVSDALSSGQAGRIQLQVVASTRPRAVPAEDAAIAQRGQTTVVDVLANDEATNPFPGQPLRVVAVRGLDGSTLPAGVSVTASEDNSRLTVSVAGNALPADATLQYQVADASRDPDRYVWGAIRISVQDVPDAPVMPTRQAATFTAGEMTLRLTAPQQNNSAITNYRVSSGGYSHDCGTTLICTLPGLEVGKAYSFQVVAVNAIGDSAPSPASAPYTIDYLPAAPVAKVVPTDPDDAPTGGALTVTWPFVGDPDPGTRIVDYVVELTGRASVVVPRTATSTTITGLPTNTTYEVRVYARNSAQVTTDAEWVRSGTVSATTVGPPIVGTPAPVAVNDVDGNITVTWGAFGENGGAPVTYDIRKVEGEVTVADCDAAPSLRDVTSPWVDENAVDGTAYSYVVYGDNGSYCTPVSTGATTSLAAPGFARAEVGIEVRPTTPTVLNEVTGDDLTTGRYEIRVGTNLRVASGTAERYEYRLNGGAWAPTVAGQWLTSAADTRVYGVPQVVELRGCRDASQTYCGPASDAVTLTPVNARGSVRTCIADRPLDYATPANGSGATTTVLMSYYTLANPTWSPFYFDSDDAVPLTATGVRLKVAVTVGGITYTDPGYAEGTCR, from the coding sequence ATGATCAGACGGTGGATCGCCGGCCACAAGTCGCTCGTCGCAACCGCGACGAGCGCTTCTGTTGTTGCCGTCCTCGTAGCGACGGTCGCGCTCGTGTCGAGCGGGTACACGGCGCAGCGCCTCGACCTCAACGACGCCTCCGTCTGGGTGTCGAACGGTGCGGAACGGTTCGTCGGGCGCGCGAACACCGAGGTCTTCGAACTGAACAGCGTCGTCGCCGGCGAGGGTGCGGAACTCGACGTCGTGCAGCGCGGCTCGACCGTGCTGCTGTTCGACCGAGGCGACGCGACCCTCGACATCGTGGATGCCGCGACCTCGGCCATCACCGACCGGGTGCCGTTACCGCCGTCCGAGCCCGGGGTGTTCCTCGCCGGCGACAACGCGGTGCTCTACTCGGGCGGATCCGGCGAGGTCTGGATCCTCCCGGTCGCCGAGCTCGCCGACTTCGACACCGGTCAGGAGCCGACGCTCAACCTCGGGCCGGACGCCGTCGTGAGCGTCGACGAGAACGGGCTGCTGTTCGCCTTCTCGCCCGACACCCAGCGCGTGTACAGCGTCAACGCCGCCCTCACCACGAGCGTCGACTCGTCCGAGGCCACGGAACTCGGCGGCACCTCCGGCGACTACGCGGTCACCTCGGTCGGCGGCCGCTGGGCGGTGCTCGACGTCGACGGTGAGCAGCTCGAGACGGGCGGCCGTGTCGTCGACCTCGCCGACCTGCTCGACGGCGCCGAGCCCGTGCTGCAGAACGCGGCCGCCGCGGGGTCCTCGGTCCTGGTCTCGTTCGCCGGCGGTCTCGCCTCGGTGCCGCTCGGAAAGGGCGACCCCGACCTCCTCTTCGCCGGTGGCGCCGGCACCACGACGGCGCCGGCCGTGGTCGACGGCTGCGCCTACGCGGCCTGGTCGAACGGGCAGTCGTGGCGGCAGTGCGGCATCGACGACGCCGCGGGGGCCGACGAGGCCGACCTGCAGCAGCTGCTCGACGTGCCGAGCACGGCGGCGCTCGACTTCCAAGTCAACGGCTCGCGGATCGTGCTCAACGACGCCGGCGCCGGCGCGTCCTGGGCGGTGGCGGACCAGGGCCAGATCATCGACAACTGGGACGACCTCATCACGGTCGACGAGGACCAGGAACAGGTCGAGCAGAACGCCTCCGACACCCCTCCCGAGGTCGAGAAGGACCAGGTGCCGCCCGTCGCGGTCGACGACCAGCTCGGCGCCCGTGCCGGCCGTTCGAGCGTGCTGCCGGTGCTGCTCAACGACTACGACCCCAACGCCGACGTCATCGTGATCAGCGCGGTGACGGCGATCGACCCGTCTCTCGGCCGGATCGATGTGATCGAGAACCGCCAGATGCTCCAGATCTCGTTGGACGAAGCGGCATCCGGGGTCATCTCGTTCGGGTACACCATCGACGACGGCCGGGGCGGCAGCGCGAGTGCGACCGTCGAGGTCACCGTGCGCTCGCCCGAGGAGAACTCCCCGCCGCAGCAGGTGCGCACGACAGCACTCACCCTCGAGTCGGGCGGCCAAGAGACGGTGCCGGTGCTCGACGACTGGGTCGACCCCGACGGCGACCCCTTCTACCTCGAGTCCGCCACCGCTGGCGAACCGCTCACGGTCAGCTACAAGCCCGAGGGGTCGGTCATCGTGACCGACTCGGGGTCGGACACCGGGTCGTCGGTCGTCTCGCTCGTCGTCTCCGACGGCTCGGCGTCCGCGCCCGGGTCGCTCGCCGTGTCCGTGATGGCGCCCGGCGAGGTGCCGATCGTCGCCGACCCGTTCGTCGTGCTCGCGTACGCCGGTCAGGAGAAGTCGATCTCGCCGCTCGACCACGTGCGCGGCGGCAACGGCTCGGTGCGGCTGAACGCCGTGCCCGCCAAGGCCGGGGTCACGATCACGCCCAGCTACGAGACCGGCACCTTCCAGTTCTCGAGCGACCTCGTGCGCTCGCACTACCTCGAGTACGTCGTCACCGACAACGACCAGACGGTCACGGGGCTGGTGCGGGTCGACGTCGTCGCGCCGCCGGACGCGAACACCGCGCCCATCACGCGGCCCAAGACCGTGTTCGTGCCCACCCTGAGCAGCCGCACCGTCGACATCTCGTCCACCGACGAGGACCCGGCCGGCGGCGTGCTGCTCGTCACGGGCGTCGTCAACGTGCCGAGCGACTCCGGCGTGCGCGCCGAGACCCTCGAGCAGCGCTCGGTGCGGGTGACCCTGACGGGACCGCTCGCCGGCCCCGTGACCTTCGGCTACCGGGTGACCAACGGCCTCGCGCAGGCGGAGGGCACGATCACCGTGATCGAGGTGGCGCCGCCCGACCAGCGGCAGCCGCCGGTCGCCCGGGACGACACCGCCACGGTGCGCGTCGGCGACGCGATCATGATCGACGTGATGGCGAACGACGAGCAGCCCGACGGCGAGCAGATCACGCTCAACCCCGAGCTCGTCGACGGGCTGACCGGCGACTCCGGACTGCTCTTCGTCTCGGGCACCACGCTGCGCTACCTCGCCCCGCAGACCGCGGGCAACTACTCGGCCGTGTACGAGATCATCGGCCCGCTCGGTCAGACCGCGCAGGCGCAGGTCAACATCGAGGTGCGCGAACCGAACCTCGAGACGAACCACGCTCCCGTGCCCGTGACCGTGACCGCGCGGGTGTTCGCCGGCGAGAGCGTGCGCATCGACATCCCGCTCGACGGCATCGACCCCGACGGCGACTCCGTGCAGCTGCTCGGGCAGGAGACCAGCCCCGAGAAGGGCGGCGTCGTCGCCGTGGGCGCCTCGACGATCGACTACAACGCCGGCGCCTACTCGGCCGGCACCGACACCTTCACCTACACGGTGATGGACTCGCTCGGCGCCCGCGCCACCGGCACCGTGCGCGTCGGCATCAGTCCGAAGCTCGAGGGCACCCGCAACCCGGTCGCGATCGAAGACGAGGTGACGGTGCGGCCCGGCACGACGGTGCTCGTGCAGGTGCTCGCCAACGACTCCGACCCCGACGGGGGAGCGCTCTCGGTCACGGACGTGCAGCCCAACGACGAGAACCTCACGGCAGAGATCGAGGATTCGACGCTCGTGCGCATCACCGCGCCGAACAGCCCCGGCAACTACGGCCTCGTCTACACGATCGCGAACGAGGTCGGCGGCTCGAGCTCCAACTTCGTCACCGTCGTCGTGAGCAGCGACGCTCCGCTGTCGTACCCGCTCGCCCGGGACACGGTTCTCACCCTCACCGACGTGCTGGACCGCACTTCGATCGACGTCGACGTGCTCGCCAACGTGTTCTTCGCCGACGGCGACGCACGCGACCTCGACCTCTCGATCGTCTCCGGCTACGGCGACTCGGCCGTCGTCACCGCGAACAAGTCGGTGCGCGTGACCATCGGCGACTCCCGCCAGATCATCCCGTTCGCCGTGTCGCGTCCCGACGACAGCTCGGCCGTCTCCTACGCCTTCATCTGGGTCCCCGGCTTCGACGACGCGCTGCCGCAGCTCAACCGCGACGCCCCGGCGCTCGTGGTGGAGAGCGAGGCGACGATCCGCATCGACCTCAACGACTACGTCGTGGCCGTCGGCGGCAAGCAGGTGCGCCTGACCGATTCCAGCACCGTGCGCGCCACGCACTCGAACGGGTCGTCGCTCGTGGTCGACGCCGACACCCTGAGCTTCACCTCCGCCGACCTGTACTTCGGCTCGGCCTCCATCTCGTTCGAGGTGACGGACGGCGACTCGGCCACCGACCCCGACGGGCACACGGCCAACCTGGTACTGCCGATCACGGTGGAACCGCGCGAGAACCAGCCGCCCGTGTTCACCGGCGCGACGATCGACTTCGAACCGGGCGAGGAACGCACGATCGACCTCACCGCCCTGACGAACTACCCGTACGAGGACGACCTCGACGAGCTCGCCTACACGGTCGGATCGCCCGCGCCCGACGGCTTCACCGCGACGCTCGCCGGCCAGTCGCTCGTGTTGCGCGCGAGCGACGACGCGGTGAAAGGCTCGTCGACAGCGGTCTCGCTCGGAGTGAGCGACGCGCTGTCGTCCGGCCAGGCCGGCCGCATCCAGCTGCAGGTGGTGGCGTCGACGCGTCCGCGCGCGGTGCCTGCCGAGGACGCCGCGATCGCGCAGCGCGGCCAGACGACCGTGGTCGACGTGCTCGCCAACGACGAGGCGACCAACCCCTTCCCCGGGCAGCCGCTGCGCGTCGTCGCGGTGCGCGGTCTCGACGGCTCCACCCTGCCGGCCGGCGTCTCGGTCACCGCGAGCGAGGACAACAGCCGGCTCACCGTCTCGGTCGCGGGCAACGCGCTGCCCGCCGACGCCACCCTCCAGTACCAGGTCGCCGACGCGAGCCGCGATCCCGACCGGTACGTCTGGGGCGCCATCCGGATCTCTGTGCAGGACGTCCCCGACGCCCCCGTGATGCCGACGCGCCAGGCCGCCACCTTCACGGCGGGGGAGATGACGCTGCGGCTCACCGCACCGCAGCAGAACAACTCGGCCATCACGAACTACCGCGTCTCGAGCGGCGGCTACAGCCACGACTGCGGCACGACACTGATCTGCACGCTCCCGGGCCTCGAAGTCGGCAAGGCCTACTCGTTCCAAGTCGTCGCGGTCAACGCGATCGGCGACTCGGCGCCGAGCCCCGCGAGCGCGCCGTACACGATCGACTACCTGCCCGCGGCACCCGTCGCCAAGGTCGTGCCGACCGACCCCGACGACGCGCCGACCGGCGGGGCGCTCACGGTGACCTGGCCGTTCGTCGGCGACCCCGACCCCGGAACGCGCATCGTCGACTACGTCGTCGAGCTGACCGGACGCGCCTCCGTCGTGGTGCCGCGCACCGCGACGTCGACCACGATCACCGGGCTGCCGACCAACACCACCTACGAGGTGCGGGTCTACGCGCGCAACAGCGCGCAGGTCACGACGGACGCCGAGTGGGTGCGCAGCGGCACGGTGAGCGCGACCACCGTCGGTCCGCCCATCGTCGGCACACCGGCGCCGGTCGCTGTGAACGACGTCGACGGCAACATCACCGTCACCTGGGGCGCGTTCGGCGAGAACGGCGGAGCCCCGGTCACCTACGACATCCGCAAGGTCGAAGGCGAGGTGACCGTCGCCGACTGCGACGCGGCGCCGAGCCTGCGCGACGTCACCTCGCCGTGGGTCGATGAGAACGCGGTCGACGGGACCGCCTACAGCTACGTCGTCTACGGCGACAACGGGTCGTACTGCACGCCCGTCTCGACGGGTGCGACGACCAGCCTCGCGGCCCCCGGATTCGCGCGCGCCGAGGTCGGCATCGAGGTCCGGCCGACGACCCCGACGGTTCTCAACGAAGTCACGGGCGACGACCTGACCACCGGCCGCTACGAGATCCGCGTCGGCACGAACCTCCGGGTCGCCTCGGGCACCGCAGAGCGCTACGAGTACCGCCTGAACGGCGGCGCGTGGGCGCCGACGGTCGCCGGCCAGTGGCTCACGTCGGCCGCGGACACCCGGGTCTACGGCGTGCCCCAGGTCGTCGAGTTGCGGGGATGTCGCGACGCGAGTCAGACGTACTGCGGACCGGCGAGCGACGCGGTCACGCTCACCCCCGTGAACGCCCGTGGCTCGGTGCGCACCTGCATCGCCGACCGGCCGCTCGACTACGCCACCCCGGCGAACGGCAGCGGGGCCACGACCACCGTGCTGATGTCGTACTACACCCTGGCCAACCCCACCTGGTCGCCGTTCTACTTCGACTCCGACGACGCTGTACCGTTGACCGCGACGGGAGTGCGGCTCAAGGTCGCGGTCACCGTGGGGGGAATCACCTACACCGATCCGGGCTACGCCGAGGGCACGTGTCGATAA
- a CDS encoding AAA family ATPase, producing the protein MTMTPEQAGWFSDNFTRLVANVETVLLGKTFVIRLGFTALFSEGHLLLEDFPGTGKTSFARAIAQSVDGTSNRVQFTPDLLPGDITGVSIYDQRSGAFEFHRGPIFANVVLADEINRASPKTQSALLEVMEEGTVTVDGVTHPVGAPFMVIATQNPIEQAGTYRLPEAQLDRFIMKTSIGYPDHSSTLRILEGAGTRAHDVTVPAIASAEVINEMARLARTVHVDPTINDYVSRLVDATRSADEVRLGASVRGALALVRTAKTLAASNGRHYVIPDDVKALAEPVLAHRLVLDPEAEFDGVTGTSIISQLLIETPPPSDRQAV; encoded by the coding sequence ATGACCATGACACCCGAGCAGGCCGGCTGGTTCTCCGACAACTTCACGCGGCTCGTCGCGAACGTCGAGACCGTGCTGCTGGGTAAGACCTTCGTGATCCGTCTCGGCTTCACCGCGCTGTTCAGCGAGGGCCACCTGCTGCTCGAGGACTTCCCGGGCACCGGCAAGACCTCGTTCGCCCGCGCCATCGCGCAGAGCGTCGACGGCACGAGCAACCGCGTGCAGTTCACCCCCGACCTGCTGCCCGGCGACATCACCGGCGTCAGCATCTACGACCAGCGGTCGGGCGCCTTCGAGTTCCACCGCGGACCGATCTTCGCGAACGTCGTGCTCGCCGACGAGATCAACCGCGCGAGCCCGAAGACCCAGTCGGCTCTGCTCGAGGTGATGGAGGAGGGCACCGTCACCGTCGACGGCGTGACCCATCCCGTCGGCGCCCCGTTCATGGTCATCGCCACCCAGAACCCGATCGAGCAGGCCGGCACCTACCGCCTTCCCGAGGCCCAGCTCGACCGCTTCATCATGAAGACCTCGATCGGCTACCCCGACCACAGCTCCACGCTGCGCATCCTCGAGGGCGCCGGAACCCGCGCCCACGACGTGACCGTGCCGGCGATCGCCAGCGCCGAGGTCATCAACGAGATGGCCCGTCTCGCGCGCACCGTGCACGTCGACCCCACCATCAACGACTACGTCAGCCGCCTCGTCGACGCCACCCGCTCGGCCGACGAGGTGCGCCTCGGCGCCAGCGTGCGCGGCGCCCTCGCGCTCGTCCGCACCGCGAAGACCCTCGCCGCATCCAACGGCCGCCACTACGTCATCCCCGACGACGTGAAGGCCCTCGCCGAACCGGTGCTCGCCCACCGCCTGGTGCTCGACCCGGAAGCCGAGTTCGACGGCGTGACCGGCACCAGCATCATCAGCCAGCTGCTCATCGAGACGCCCCCGCCGAGTGATCGGCAAGCCGTGTGA
- a CDS encoding DUF58 domain-containing protein, whose amino-acid sequence MTLRPDSQYPTATEGLTNARTRLVGNRTGIVADTVIVGARFARALRDVVGLVAVRAASVVTPLGWFVLASIPLSLLVGYGLGWIELVVAGFAGLVLVAVAILYLVGRNAVAIRLDVTHSRVVVGQNATGHVVVRNPGSRRTLGITVEVPVAHGLAELAVPSLPRDGESVQEFSIPTRRRGVVAVGPVRTVRADPIGLVRRELVWTDTQELFIHPRTIGIPSMSAGLVRDLEGQPTRDLSSSDIAFHALREYLPGDERRNIHWKSTAKTGTYMVRQFEQTRRSHIVIALSLATVDYASDEEFEMAVSVAGSLGSRAIREIREVSVVVSEKTPEFAVRKVFAVRALSTRSRTKLLDELAVVESAETAIAITDVARVAGMQVAGVSVAFLICGSAVTPADLRAASTKFPAGVEVIAVVCDPDAAPRLRSAPGLSVLTIGYLEDLPKSLARVVAV is encoded by the coding sequence GTGACCCTACGGCCCGATTCCCAGTACCCGACGGCGACCGAGGGGCTCACCAACGCACGCACGCGCCTCGTCGGCAATCGCACCGGCATCGTCGCCGACACGGTCATCGTCGGAGCGCGGTTCGCGCGTGCCCTGCGTGACGTCGTCGGTCTCGTCGCCGTGCGCGCCGCCTCCGTGGTCACGCCGCTCGGCTGGTTCGTGCTGGCCTCCATCCCGCTCTCGCTGCTCGTCGGCTACGGGCTCGGCTGGATCGAACTCGTCGTCGCCGGATTCGCGGGCCTCGTGCTCGTGGCGGTGGCGATCCTCTACCTCGTCGGCCGCAACGCCGTCGCGATCCGCCTCGACGTGACGCACAGCCGCGTCGTCGTCGGGCAGAACGCGACCGGCCACGTGGTCGTGCGCAATCCCGGCAGCCGCCGCACCCTCGGCATCACCGTCGAGGTGCCCGTCGCCCACGGTCTCGCCGAGCTCGCCGTGCCGAGCCTGCCCCGCGACGGCGAATCGGTGCAGGAGTTCTCCATCCCCACCCGCCGGCGCGGCGTCGTCGCCGTCGGCCCCGTGCGCACCGTGCGCGCCGACCCGATCGGGCTCGTGCGCCGCGAGCTGGTCTGGACGGACACCCAGGAGCTCTTCATCCACCCGCGCACCATCGGTATCCCGAGCATGAGCGCCGGACTGGTGCGCGACCTCGAGGGCCAGCCGACGCGCGACCTCTCGAGTTCGGACATCGCCTTCCACGCGCTGCGCGAATACCTCCCGGGCGACGAACGCCGCAACATCCACTGGAAATCGACGGCGAAGACCGGCACCTACATGGTGCGGCAGTTCGAACAGACCCGCCGCAGCCACATCGTGATCGCCCTCAGCCTCGCGACCGTCGACTACGCCTCCGACGAGGAGTTCGAGATGGCGGTCAGCGTCGCCGGATCGCTGGGGTCGCGGGCGATCCGCGAGATCCGCGAGGTGTCGGTCGTGGTGAGCGAGAAGACCCCCGAGTTCGCGGTGCGCAAGGTGTTCGCCGTGCGGGCGCTCTCCACGCGCAGCCGCACGAAGCTGCTCGACGAGCTGGCCGTCGTCGAGTCCGCCGAGACCGCGATCGCGATCACCGACGTCGCCCGCGTCGCCGGAATGCAGGTCGCGGGCGTCTCCGTGGCGTTCCTCATCTGCGGCTCGGCCGTGACACCGGCCGACCTGCGGGCCGCGTCGACGAAGTTCCCGGCCGGCGTCGAGGTGATCGCGGTCGTCTGCGACCCGGATGCCGCACCCCGCCTGCGATCAGCCCCCGGCCTCAGCGTGCTCACCATCGGCTATCTCGAGGACCTGCCCAAGTCGCTGGCGCGGGTGGTCGCGGTATGA
- a CDS encoding DUF3488 and transglutaminase-like domain-containing protein: MSAVAEVAEVAAPLAGAGTGLRPRRAPRIRVGFVVANTLFLWLTMGIASAALWPIYQSPAIVLLVVVTTVAGSAIAILGAVFRWSSAIVFIATVAAFLILGVPLAVPLQALYGVLPTLDGLWQLVSSVALGWKQLVTITLPVGNYQGLLVPAFVLVLLVSVTCLSTALRSRRGALAAVGPVVLFVVATMLGPDYASWPFVLSTALLVASLVWLIWRRWYARRAAIRALAVEARSADGTQAVVPSEHRLFGVRTIVAATLILAIASAAGVTAATFAPPAGTREVLRTSVEQPFDPREYVSPLSGFRRYLQPGSADETLFTVAGLPEGARIRIATLDSYDGIVYSVGSSEVTSESGDFTRVPYRFDQSALTGEQVALDVTVDAYEGVWVPSIGQLETVEFGGSRATTLRDEFYYNDTVATAAVVGGIESGDRYRITAVVPDQPSESQLAAVTPGAEIVPEISVLPDETRVVLDRYVEGVSGAGNRLAAMLDGLRTEGYVSHGISADEPASRSGHSADRITQLLTDQRMIGDAEQYAVTAALMASELGFASRVVFGFVPDVASDGSSDATSTTTATAVTGASVSAWLEVDTAEYGWVAVDPTPEVREIPEEVPEVPTSVSRPQSVIPPRTTEPERQIEQSPQETTQDDQDDLPEWLAIALVVAQIAGWAALTIAVLVSPFLVIIGAKLRRRRRRRRAADPLARISGGWDEYRDAIVDHGGTPPFAATRREVAASVGGTQPAILAAIADRAMFAPRAPSDEEADKVWKAVTELSAHLGSGATRWQRLKARVSTRSFGRRDRLDTLDGGGRRSRQAKRQGATP, from the coding sequence ATGAGCGCCGTCGCCGAGGTCGCCGAGGTCGCCGCGCCGCTCGCGGGTGCCGGAACCGGTCTGCGCCCGCGCCGGGCGCCGCGCATCCGCGTCGGATTCGTCGTCGCCAACACCCTGTTCCTCTGGCTGACCATGGGCATCGCCTCGGCCGCTCTGTGGCCGATCTACCAGAGCCCCGCGATCGTGCTGCTCGTCGTCGTCACCACGGTGGCCGGCTCGGCGATCGCGATCCTCGGCGCCGTGTTCCGCTGGTCGTCGGCGATCGTGTTCATCGCGACCGTGGCCGCGTTCCTGATCCTCGGCGTACCGCTCGCCGTGCCCCTGCAGGCGCTCTACGGCGTGCTTCCCACGCTCGACGGCCTGTGGCAGCTGGTCTCGTCCGTCGCGCTCGGCTGGAAGCAGCTCGTCACCATCACGCTCCCCGTCGGCAACTACCAGGGCCTTCTGGTACCCGCGTTCGTGCTCGTGCTGCTGGTCAGCGTGACCTGCCTCTCGACGGCGTTGCGTTCGCGCCGGGGCGCCCTCGCGGCCGTGGGCCCCGTGGTGCTGTTCGTCGTCGCGACGATGCTCGGGCCCGACTACGCGTCGTGGCCGTTCGTGCTCTCCACCGCCCTCTTGGTCGCGTCCCTCGTCTGGCTCATCTGGCGCCGCTGGTACGCGCGGCGGGCGGCGATCCGGGCCCTCGCCGTCGAGGCCCGGTCGGCCGACGGTACCCAGGCCGTCGTGCCGTCGGAACACCGGCTCTTCGGCGTCCGCACCATCGTGGCCGCCACGCTGATCCTCGCGATCGCGAGTGCCGCCGGCGTGACGGCCGCCACTTTCGCGCCCCCGGCTGGCACGCGCGAGGTGCTGCGCACGAGCGTCGAGCAGCCGTTCGACCCGCGCGAGTACGTGAGCCCCCTCTCCGGGTTCCGGCGCTACCTGCAGCCGGGCTCCGCCGACGAGACGCTCTTCACCGTCGCCGGCCTCCCGGAGGGCGCGCGCATCCGCATCGCCACCCTCGACAGCTACGACGGCATCGTCTACTCCGTCGGCAGCTCCGAGGTGACGAGCGAGTCGGGCGACTTCACCCGCGTGCCCTACCGTTTCGACCAGTCGGCGCTGACCGGCGAGCAGGTCGCTCTCGACGTGACGGTCGACGCCTACGAGGGCGTCTGGGTGCCCAGCATCGGCCAGCTCGAGACCGTCGAGTTCGGCGGCAGCCGCGCGACGACGCTGCGCGACGAGTTCTACTACAACGACACGGTGGCCACGGCCGCGGTCGTCGGCGGCATCGAGTCGGGCGACCGCTACCGGATCACCGCCGTCGTACCCGACCAGCCCTCCGAGTCTCAGCTCGCCGCCGTCACCCCCGGCGCGGAGATCGTGCCCGAGATCTCGGTGCTGCCCGACGAGACGCGCGTGGTGCTCGACCGCTACGTCGAAGGGGTGAGCGGCGCGGGCAACCGTCTCGCGGCGATGCTCGACGGCCTGCGCACCGAGGGCTATGTCAGCCACGGGATCTCCGCCGACGAGCCCGCGAGCCGGTCCGGGCACTCCGCGGACCGCATCACCCAGCTGCTCACCGACCAGCGGATGATCGGCGACGCCGAGCAGTACGCGGTCACCGCGGCGCTGATGGCCAGCGAACTCGGCTTCGCCTCGCGGGTCGTCTTCGGCTTTGTTCCGGATGTCGCGTCCGACGGTTCGTCGGACGCGACATCCACCACCACAGCCACCGCCGTCACCGGAGCCTCCGTGTCGGCCTGGCTCGAGGTCGACACCGCCGAGTACGGCTGGGTGGCCGTCGACCCGACACCCGAGGTGCGCGAGATCCCGGAGGAGGTGCCGGAGGTACCGACATCCGTCTCCCGACCCCAGTCGGTGATCCCGCCGCGCACGACCGAGCCCGAGCGGCAGATCGAGCAGTCGCCGCAGGAGACCACGCAGGACGACCAGGACGACCTACCCGAGTGGCTCGCCATCGCGCTCGTCGTGGCGCAGATCGCCGGGTGGGCGGCGCTCACGATCGCCGTGCTGGTGTCCCCGTTCCTCGTGATCATCGGGGCGAAACTGCGCCGTCGCCGGCGCCGCAGGCGCGCGGCCGACCCGCTCGCCCGCATCAGCGGCGGGTGGGACGAGTACCGGGACGCGATCGTCGACCACGGAGGGACGCCGCCCTTCGCCGCGACGCGACGCGAGGTCGCGGCATCTGTCGGGGGCACGCAGCCGGCAATTCTCGCCGCCATCGCCGACCGGGCGATGTTCGCGCCGCGCGCGCCGAGCGACGAGGAAGCCGACAAGGTCTGGAAGGCGGTCACCGAGCTGAGCGCCCACCTCGGCAGCGGTGCCACGCGCTGGCAGCGGCTCAAGGCGCGCGTGTCGACGCGGTCCTTCGGACGGCGCGACCGGCTTGATACTCTTGACGGCGGGGGCCGCAGATCGCGGCAAGCGAAACGTCAGGGGGCGACCCCGTGA